One window of the Clostridium sp. MB40-C1 genome contains the following:
- a CDS encoding pyridoxamine 5'-phosphate oxidase family protein: MNKLIDYLNENRMGHLATIKDGKPVMRPFQFQFEKEGKFYFVTGNTKEVYKQLKISGVAGFIVTGKDMRWVRLNGEIEFVNNLKLKEAVINNESLIRDIYKTADNPVFEMFYIHRGVVSFHEAEGELIEEIQI, from the coding sequence ATGAATAAATTGATTGATTATTTAAATGAAAATAGAATGGGACATTTAGCTACTATAAAAGATGGTAAACCAGTTATGAGACCTTTTCAATTTCAATTTGAAAAGGAGGGTAAGTTTTATTTTGTCACAGGAAACACTAAAGAGGTTTATAAACAATTGAAGATATCTGGTGTAGCTGGATTTATAGTTACTGGTAAAGATATGAGATGGGTTCGTTTAAATGGAGAGATTGAATTTGTCAATAATTTAAAGTTAAAAGAGGCAGTGATCAATAATGAATCATTAATTCGTGATATCTATAAAACGGCTGATAATCCTGTTTTCGAAATGTTCTACATTCATAGAGGAGTAGTGAGCTTTCACGAAGCTGAGGGCGAGTTAATTGAAGAAATTCAAATTTAG
- a CDS encoding helix-turn-helix domain-containing protein, giving the protein MNKNLLKMECNVGLVHEIIQGKWKLMILQVLSTETLRFGQLHRILPNIRQGYLTQQLKELERDGLVHREVYKQVPPKVEYSLTDIGKTFIPVLKAMEIWGATYREQLKEMYPD; this is encoded by the coding sequence ATGAATAAAAATCTTTTGAAAATGGAATGCAATGTAGGTCTAGTCCATGAAATAATCCAAGGAAAATGGAAATTGATGATTCTTCAAGTTTTATCAACTGAAACATTAAGATTTGGACAACTTCATAGAATATTACCAAATATCAGGCAAGGCTACTTAACTCAACAACTTAAGGAATTAGAAAGAGATGGTCTTGTTCATAGAGAAGTTTATAAACAAGTACCTCCTAAAGTAGAGTATTCTCTAACTGATATAGGAAAGACATTCATACCTGTTTTAAAGGCTATGGAGATTTGGGGTGCTACTTACAGAGAACAGCTTAAAGAGATGTATCCAGACTAA